In Syntrophorhabdaceae bacterium, the sequence CCGGATCTGTTTCAAAGCAGAATGCTTGGAAATGCCTTTTCAGCTCGTCTTTTTCGCTGTTTCCGACCCTTTCTCCCGTACCGCGCTAAATCCTCCACGGCGGTTGCATCAGTCAGCGGCTTTCGTTCAAATCTAGTCATCTATTCAACGGATGACAAGGCGGAACCCGATGGGGCTTTGGGCGGGTCAATTAAGGACGATCTGTCGCGCGCGAATGGCGGCGTGAGCACCTGATTTGAAAAACCGATTCCCTGCGTCTCTATGCAACTCCCTCTCCACTCACGCCTTTTCCCCTTCTGTAGGCCCACAGTCTGCTTATGGTGATGATGGCGAAGGGCGCCAGGAGAAAGGGTAATTGCCACCAGAAGGTGCCGATCATGGCGCCGCCCACAGAGAGAAGGGCCGCAACAGGCTGGACGAGGGATTCCACGATCAGCTCCTCCACGGTACCCGGCTTTATGGAGCGGTCGACGAGGCGGTCGTGGTGTGTGGCATAAAGCCAGTCGGCGCAGAAGAAGAGGCCCACGACAAAAACGATAATGCTGTAGAAGATGTGGACGGAAAAGGAATGGTCGAAGGCCACGGTGAGGGAGTTCGAGTAGGGCAGAAGACCCACGAGCATGAGGGTGATCAGGGTAAGCCACACGTGGACGGCATCGGACCGTCTGAAATGTTTACTCTGATTATAGTTGAAAAACCAGTAGAAGGCGATACTGAGAAAAGTGATGATATAGGCGACCAATGTGTCCAATTGGCCTATTATGTACCTCTTTATGTTCTCTTCCGTGGCCTTCATGCCTTCCGGAGGCTTTTCGATGAGAATTACCAGCAGGATCAGCGCGAGGGCAAAAATGCAATCCGTAAGGGTCTGAAGGCGCCTCAAGGATATTTCGGAGTCGGGGTCTGTTCTCAAATCAATTAACCCTTTCTGAGTTCATACGGGCACAGCCATATTCACACGGAACCCGGCAGCAGGCGTTCTGCGGGCGCCGCTCTCCCTTTCATTCTATTTTTCACGGTAATACTATATTCGATATCGCGGGTCCGCGCAACAGGCCCTTTCCGTGAATACAGATGCGCCATGAACGCGGATTGACAACCACCTCCGCCTTACTTATTGTCCCTTTAAGTGTGGAAATACGCATTTAAGCCACACGAAAAGGAGAAATGTCATGACGTTCAACCCCCTGAAAGAAAAAGGCTTACCAATGGAGAAGCAGGTGCGCAACTGGAGTGAGCTCGCCGGCCGCCCCTATGACAAGGAGGAGGTCGATCCCTATACCCGCTGTCGTGTAATCCTCATGAACGCCCTCGAAGTGGAAGCAGCGCTCTTCCTCCATGAGTTCAACCGGATGGAGAAGCGGACCGAGCTCAAGGAACAGCTCG encodes:
- a CDS encoding TMEM175 family protein; the protein is MRTDPDSEISLRRLQTLTDCIFALALILLVILIEKPPEGMKATEENIKRYIIGQLDTLVAYIITFLSIAFYWFFNYNQSKHFRRSDAVHVWLTLITLMLVGLLPYSNSLTVAFDHSFSVHIFYSIIVFVVGLFFCADWLYATHHDRLVDRSIKPGTVEELIVESLVQPVAALLSVGGAMIGTFWWQLPFLLAPFAIITISRLWAYRRGKGVSGEGVA